The nucleotide window GTAATCCACGAACTGGTTTATTGCATCATGCCTGGGATGAGAGCAAGGAACAACGCTGGTGTGATCAAAATACTGGTCGATCCTTTCATGTTTGGGGCCGGGCCATGGGATGGTATGCAATGGCGGTGGTGGATGCACTGGAGCATTTTCCGGTGGATCACCCACAGCGCGGACAGATCATGGGTATATTTGAACGAATGGCCTATGCGATTGCTCACGCTCAGGATCAGGATAGCGGACTCTGGTACCAAGTGATGGATCAGAACGGCAGAACAGGAAATTATCTAGAAGCCTCTGCTTCCTGTATGCTGACCTATGCACTCGCGAAAGGCCTCAGGTTACATTATCTGGCTGAGCTGAACCGTGAAGTCGTTGATCATGCCTATGCAGGCATATTGAAGCGGTTGGTCACTGAAGATGAAAATGGGGTGCATCTGCACCATATCTGTCATGGTGCCGGACTCGGTGGCAAGAAGTATCGAGACGGTTCTTATGAATATTACATCAGTGAACAGGTCGTTAGTGATGTACAGATGGGCGTAGCCCCATTCTTGTTAGCCAGTATTGAGATAGAGAGACTTGGAGCGAAAGAAGGGTGAAACATCACATAGACCATCCAGACACCTCAGGCACACGGCCGGACAAGAACAAACTATTGCTGAAATATCCCTCTTCCTGGTGGCAAGGGATGTGGCGAGAAGCACTTCCTTCCGGAAACGGTAAACTTGGTGCTTCAGTACAAGGTGGAATTCAGGCGGAAACCGTACTCTTGCAGCACAGTGAATTATGGCACTGGGGGCACAAGGATGAGCTGCCCGATGTCAGTTATACCTTATCAGAGACCCGCAAGTTAATGGATGAGGAACGATATCTGGAGGCAAGCTGGCATCTGACTCGTAAGCTGCAAGAAGAAGGTTACGCGTCAAGGCTGTCTTCCCGCTATCCGCTGGCAACAATGACGGTGGGCATGCCTTGTAATAACGCTTTTCGCAAATATCGGCGGGAACTGGATATGGACACAGGAGAAGTTCAGGTGCGCTGGCTGGAGGGGAGTCAGGGCTATGCAAGAAGTCTGTTTGTCTCGCGTGCAGACGATTGTGTTGTCTATGAGATCCAAACCCATAGAGTGAAAGATGGAGTAAGTGCGCAAGGAACAGGTTCAGCTGGGAATTCATTGCTGTCGGGAACTATAGGCCTGCAATTCCCGGAAGGTGACCGGGTGAGAGAAGACGATGAGTTCAACGTTCTAAAGTCGTCTATAACGATGAGAATCGACCGGGATGATCGTGGAGACTACCTTTGCTATGGCGGGAAAAATGACGATGGACAGGACTATGGTGCGGTGCTACGACTGATCCAATTGAACGAAATACCTGATGCGATTCATGATAAGCAAAAGGAAAGCGAGCCTAACGAAGATACGCACAGCAGGCAACTTCATTTCCATACCTCTGGAAAAGTGCTTGTGCTTGTGCTTGTCAAAATGTTTGCTACGGGTAGACGAGTGGAGGAATGGACACGGTTGAAGCAGGAACTCGCATTGCTTGAGAGCGACTACAATACGTTGCTGGATCGGCATATCTCACTGCATCAACCGTTATTTAGGTCCGCTGAACTTGATCTGGATGATGAGAATGATGACGGGCGCTGCAATGAAGAATTGCTTCTGGAAGCCTATGAAGGTGAAGCACCTACAGGGTTAATGCGCAAGATGTGGGCCTATGGTCGATATCTCTTCATCAGCGGAACTTCTGAACGTAGCGGATTGCCATTTGGATTATACGGCTTGTGGGGTGGAGATTATCGCTTGATCTGGGGCCACAATATGGCGAATGAGAATGTGCAAATGATGTATTGGCACACTGCGGTAGGTGGTTTGTCCAATCTGAATCGTTCGTTGTTCCGCTATTACAACGGATTAATGGATGACTTTCGGAACAATGCTCGCAAGCTATATGGCTGCCGTGGGATTTACATTCCCGCTGGAACAACACCGGGTATCGGGGTGCCTAACCAGATTGTTCCGGTAATCATGAATTGGACGGGAGTAGCAGGATGGATCGCCAGGCATTATTATGCTCATTATCAGTTCACTGGGGATAAGCAATTTCTGCTGGAGGAAGCCCTGCCCTTTATGAAGGAGGCCCTTCAGTTCTATGAAGATTTTCTGGTGCTGGGTGAAGACGGAAAATATAAGATATACCCGTCTGTTTCGCCAGAGAATACACCTGAAAATTTTATGCCTAAGCATGGACAGCCATTGGCCCACCCTATGCCTACAGCCATTAATGCGACTATGGACATTGCGATTATGAAAGAACTGCTACAGCATGTCATTGCAGCCAGTCGACGAACTGGAGTGCATACGTCTAAGATTCCTTGCTGGGAAGCCATGCTGGAGCATATGCCCGATTATCTTCTTGAACCTGAGGGAGCTGTGAAAGAATGGCTGCATCCTGCGTTTGAAGATCGACGTGATCATCGTCATCTTTCACACCTGTATCCTGTTTTTCCAGGACAGGAGCTCACCCGTGAAGAACAGCCAGAACTGTTCCAAGCGTTCGAGACAGCAGTTGATCAGCGAAGGCTTGGTGCTCAGAGTGGCTGGTCTCTTGCACATATGTCGTCCATATATGCTCGACTTGGCAATGGTGAGCGAGCGCTGGAAAGTCTCGATATTCTTGCGCGCTCCTGTGTGCTGAGTAATGGGTATACGTTGCATAATGATTGGCGCAATATGGGGGTATGTATGTCCATGCCTGCTGCCCCCATTCAGTTGGATGCCAATATGGGCTGGGTTAATGCAGTACAGGAAATGCTTCTCTATGTATCAGAACAATGGATCAAGCTGCTGCCGGCTTTGCCAGAACGCTGGGTACGAGGTTCCATACACGACTGGCGTATTCCCGGAGGTAGTCTGTCCTGCACATGGGATCAGAGCTCAGGTTTGTTCCGGGCAGAAATCAGCGCCTGTCGCCGCATCATGATGAAGCTTCATATTCCTGAATGGGTAAAAGCATGCGAGATGCTCAGTAGAAGTGCCTGCCTGTGTGAACTTGATGAGAATGGCATCTATGAGCTTGAGATTGAAGCTGGAGGGGAACTCATTCTGGAGCAAACAAGGTTTGGAAAAAATGATGAATAAAATGCCGCCCTTTGGCGGCATTTTTTACATAGGGATCTAATCAATCTTATAACTTCCGATCGTATCTACTTCACCATTTCCGCTAATCTCCCGGACAGAGACGTTATGCGGTTGATGATTAATGATCAGTTGAACGGTATCTCCGGATTGGATTTCATACAATGAACAGGTCGCCTCACTTACTACGATCCCATCGAAGACTTATTTTCCAGTCTAAGCGTGCTGCTGTTTTTATGGTTAGGGATGTAACGGTGGTTAGATGAGTTTTGGATCATCTGGGGTTCGATTGGCCTTCACATATTTGAGCTGCGCAACGATGATGACGCTGATGATCACCAGCAGGAACCACGAACTGATCTTGCTAAAGCTAACCAGTTGCCAGGTATCATGCTGATCAGGATATTTCCAGGCGTTGAAGAATGTAGCGATATTCTCGGCAGTCCAGATGAAGAACCCGACAATGATAAAAGCGAGCGATAACGGCATTCGATAGGTCGTTGTCCGTACCCGGTAGATAATCCACGTTTTCCAGAAAACAATAAATACAAGCGCCGTTAACCACCAGCGAAAATCGGGAATAAAATGATGGGTGAAAAAGTTAATATAGATGGCTGCTCCGAGCAGAACGGAAGGTAATAAACCAGGCCAGCCGGTCATGTCCATGCGCAGTCTTCGCCACACCTGACACATAAAACTGGCTACACTTGCATACATGAATCCACTATACAGAGGGACACCAAGGATTTTGGTGTAGGCTTGCTCCGGGTATGACCATGATCCCATCCATACTTTATAGATTTCCAGCACCAGGCCAATAATGTGAAATACACAGATGACCTTGATTTCATCTCGGGTTTCCAAGCCGCTTCGATACATCAGGTACTGCACTGAAAGCAATACAAGCAGAATGGCATCATATCGATGCAGGAAGGGGATCGGGATTACGCTGGAGAGAGCCAATGTTCCAAAGATCGCTACAGGAAATATGCAGCTCATGGCCTGATGATAGCCGAAATGAAGTAGTTGTATTAGAGGTTTCAATTCAAGTTTCGCTCCTTTCATAACACGTTTGAACATCATTCAATGATATGATTTAAGGGTGTTCATCATGGGCGTTTTTTTGCCTACACTCCATAATATAGAGTTCATTGATGAATAAAAAGAGAAAAAAATGCGCAAATCTGTTCTTGTTTTCATATTAAAACGAATACCCTTCATTGATAATGATTTTCAATTAGATTAGAATAAAAGAATAAAAAGCTCACTACGTCTCGCATAACGAGAGGGATGTGACTATACCAGGAGGAATGAATATGTTGATTCAAACTCGAAGCATTATTGTCCAAAAGGGATATAGTGATAAGATTGTGGAACGTTTCAGTGGTCCAACTCCGGTTGTGGACATGCCCGGTCTGATTGATTTCAGTGTCATGGTCAACAAGAAAAGTACAGAGAACGAAGAAGTGATGGTCATCATTCGTTGGGAATCGGAAGAAGCATGGAAGAACTGGGAAAAAAGTGATGTTCATATTAAAGGCCATCGTGAGAAGAGAACACAGGAGAAACCTGATTATCTAATAAGCACGACCGTAAATATGTATCAGGTACAGACCGTGAAAACAGGCAACGGTTCTGAACAAGGGTCATAATCAGACAGCGATTCTTGGAATTCGGCCGATTCTATGAGAAGGCTCTATGAGAGGATGATAGGGTGGCTCCATGTATATTCTCTCGTGGTTATGTTAAAATGAAATTCGTACAATTACATTAGACAAGGAGGCCGCTATGCAACCGATCAAACCTCAAGACATTCAGCTCCGGATCAATCAACTTGCTGATCAGGACTTATACGTACATCTCGAACTCACGTCAGGTGCTTACGCACACCACATGGATAGCACAAGACATCCAGCATCTGCATTCATTACCAATGCGGCCATACGATATACGCAGGGCTCCATCTCAGGTACAGGTCCTTACCGGGTTGGTCTGAAAACAACTCAAGGTTGGCTCTACGCCGAAGGCCTTACACACATTGATGAGCAGGAAGAAGAAAGACTGATTCTAGCTGGTCACGACAGTCAAGGCAAACTGGTTGTGGCGTTACAACTGAGTCGGGAGATGTTCTGATGAAGACGGAGGATGGAATAACCATGAATACTACACACAACGAGCATGAGCGCATCTTGGTGGTGTACCCACATCCGGATGATGAAGCTTTCTCTGTATCAGGAACGTTAGCGAAGTACATAGATGGCGGTGCCCATGTAACCTATGCTTGTCTAACGCTTGGCGAGATGGGGCGCAACATGGGGATTCCTCCATTTGCCAACAGAGTGACACTGCCTGCCATCCGTAAACAGGAACTCATCGAAGCTTCTGAAGCGATTGGTATTCAGGACCTCAGGATGCTGGGTTTCCACGATAAAATGCTGGAGTTCGAAGACCCACAGTTACTGGAAGACACCATCATGGCGCTGCTCAAGGAACTGAACCCATCACTGGTCATTACGTTCTATCCAGGCTATAGTGTTCATCCCGATCATGATGCAACGGGAGCCGCTGTTATACGTACAATCGCTAAACTTCCTGTGGATGAGCGTCCGATTGTTCACTGCGTTGCGTTTGCTAATAATCAGGAACAGTACATTGGAAAGCCGGATGTATTCGTTGACGTAACTGAATTCTTGGATAGAAAGATGGCGTCCATCCGTGCCCATCGTTCACAATTCCAGGCAGCGGAGCTTGTCGGAAATTCTGAGCTGAATGATGAAGAAATTAAAAAACGTTTTGGTAAAGAAACATTTTGGACCTATCCATTTGAATAATATAATTACGTAGAAGTCGCCTATATGGCGGCTTTTTTTGTTTGACATCACAATATAGACACAAAAATGTAGGGTCTATAGCCTGATTGAGCTATATGGAAAAAATATCGTTTTAAGTACACTATGATCAGGATTGTGATAACGCTTCATTTATTGCGTTGCTTCAATGGATGAGGAACATGGAGGGTTGATTCGGAGTTGAAAGGAGGGATGGTGTGTACAACCAACGTATATTTGGGGTAACTGTAAGACCTGTTGAACACAATGCCACAGCAATGAGTATCTGCAACAAGGAGCTGGAATTGCGCAGGAAGTTACATGCGTAATCCTTGGGTGAAGTTAGGTACATTCGAGAGTCGTAGGAAGAGTCGGGTTCGGGGATTGGTTTTTCTAATCGGAATGATGATTGTCTTATTGTCTTTCCCGTATGGTACGGCCACGGCCGTCTCCGGAGAGCGGGATCTGATTCCGCTTCAGCCTATGATTGACCGTTCTGCGCCAGGAGAAGTCATTGTACTTGCATCAGGTCGATATTCAGGCCCTGTAACGATTGATAAGAACATCACCATTCAGGGTGATCCTACGGTCATAGTCGTGAATGAGGAAACCACTTCTACAATAACTATTCAGTCGGATGGGGTGAAGTTAAGCGGGTTTACGATTGAGCATAATGCGAATGAACAGACCGCAGCGATTCAGGTTGAAGGGAAAAACAGTGAGATCACCGATCTGCATATTCAGACCCAGGGTTATGGGATGATCATCCGGAATTCGAGTCATGCAACGATTCAGCGGAACAATGTTACTTGGGTCGGATCTGATTCTGCAACCAGCAGCCAGAAGGGCAATGGCATTGATCTGTACAACTCCCATGATAGCTACATTGAAGCCAATGAGATCACCGGCATGAGGGATGGAATCTATCTGGAGAACAGTCGCAAGTCTATCGTGCAAAACAACAGGCTGTTACATACAAGGTACGGCATCCACTGTATGTACATTGACGGCTCTTCTGTCATGGACAATACCGGAGAGGAGAACATGACAGGTGCCATGATTATGGGCGTCAAGAATACGGTTATATCAGGCAATTCTTTTCGCAAACAGAGTACGAATGTTCATTCCCAAGGGATTTTATTGTATGACGTACATCAATCCTCTGTTCACAACAATGTAGTGGAGGGTAATCGTGTTGGGATGAATATTGCAGAATCATCAGGTAATGAGATTCGTGGAAATGCGGTGCTTCGGAATTTTGTTGGCATCCAGCTGGTTCTGGCAGAGGCTAATGAGTTTACACGTAACCGAATGGTGTCTAATGTCATTGAAGCTTCCGCGCTGGATAGCCCGAATAATGTCTTGATGGAGAATTACTGGGATTCCTTTCAGGGACTCGATCTGAATGGGGATGGGATCAGTGAAGTTTCCTATGCCATCAATCCTTTTTATGAGCAACTGGTCAGTCGAAATTCAGCGTATCAGCTCTTTTTTCAATCGCCGGGTATGGTCTTTCTGAGTGAGTTGTTTACAGAAGGCAGAGAACAATGGACTACCGACAAGTCGCCACGCATGAGCATGGATACGGAATCTGATCTGAACATGTCTGTGGAAAGTGCAGCAGGTTCCAATGTGGTGTGGATACTCGGGTTAGTTCTGTTGGGAATGGCGACTTTTATAATCATCTATATGGGGGTATTACGAAAATGAACAAAAGCTTGAACAGAAGATGGACATTGGTCATGGTACTTATGTTTGGCATGGTATTGTTAACCGCTTGCGGAACAAAATACGCGGCATTGCCGATCAATGAAGACGTGGATATCTGTGCGATCTGTAAAATGCAGGTGAAGGACGATGCGTATGCAACGCAGCTCACTACGAAAGACGGCCAAAATTACAAGTTTGATGACATCGGGTGCATGAACCAGTGGAAAACGGAAAATGGCACGGACAACATCGGCATGGACTATGTTCGTGATTATAATGACAAGGAATGGATTGAATACAGCAAAGCCACGTATGTATACGATGCTTCATTGCGTACGCCTATGGCTTATGGAATTCTTAACTTTAAGGACAAGCCTTCGGCTGAAGCTTTCATTGCAGAGCAAGGTGTGGGAACCCTTATGACCGCTGAGGATCTTGCCTCTCATGACTGGAAACAGAATACAGAGAATATGGACATGATGGGTGAACATGGGCATGATGAGCACGGACATAGTGAAGAAGGAGACGGTAATGAGATGCATCAGGAAGGTGAGATGAAAGAAGAGTCAGGCCACTAGGAATGACAATAGAAAATGGTGATCAATGATGTCAGATATGATACAGATTGCAAGACGAGAAGTGAAAATGGGATTTCGCAATCCTTGGGCGTATTCGTTTCTGATCCTTTTTTGCACCTTTAGCTTAAGCTTGTTACTCCTGAATTCGCAGAATCTGGTTGAAGGGTATTCGGGCACAACAGGTTCGATGTTGAATCTCATTCTTTACCTTTTACCATTAATGACGCTATTCCTCGGTTCCTTCTCACTAACATCCGAAAAGGAAGACGGTAGCTGGCAACTGCTGTCCACGTATCCCATTGGCACGATGTCCTTTATTGTTGGGAAGTACCTTGGGCTGTCGATTGTCTTAATTACCATTGTTGCGTTTGGATACGGCCTGATGGGGCTCATTAGCGGGTTAATCGGGAATCCACTGGATGTCATGACCTACCTTCTCTTTCTGGCATTTTCTTGTGGACTGGTGTTGTTATTCCTGACGCTGGCGCTATTTATCGGTTCGTTGTCGCGCAATCGGTGGCAGGCGTTAACCATATCCGTGACCGTATGGTTCTTCGCTGTCATTGGATGGCCGACATTATTGCTTTCTGTGCTGGGACTTATGCCTTATTTGTGGGTGAAACCGCTGTTGATTGTACTAACGCTCATCAATCCGGCGGAGCTGGTGCGATTGTTTGTAGTCATCAAACTGGGAGGCGGCTCCATTCTTGGACCAGAATATTATCGATGGGTGGAGTGGGTGCAGCAACCAAGTGGCAGTTGGATCTTCATCGGGATATGCCTATTCTGGATTGCCTTCTCTGTCCTGGCGGTCTATGCGATCTGGGAGAGGGGGCGTTCTCATGGATAAGGTGGGACTCGAAGTGATAGGATTGTGCAAATCCATTAAAAAGCAACCAATTGTTGAGGATATCTCCTTTCGCATTACTTCAGGCCAAGTGCTTGCCCTCTGTGGAGGGAATGGTGCAGGAAAGAGCACGGTGCTGCGTATGATCGCAGGAATTCTTCGGCCTACCTCGGGTGAGGTTGCGGTGAACAATGTGCGATGGTTGAAGGAGCGCAAGTGTTATTCAGAGCAGATTGGATATATGCCGGACGATTATCAATTTAATCAAGGACTGAGTGCGGAGGAAATGCTTCTGTTCTGGGCTTCTCTGAGGAAAGTTCCCAAGGAGAGAGTACAGGAAGTGCTAACCATGGTAGGCTTGGAGGATCAAAAGAAAAACCGGGTCACGACCTTCTCTAAAGGCATGCGCCAACGTGTGTTATTCGCTCAAGCTGTCCTGTCGAAACCTCCACTGCTCATTATGGATGAGCCAACGAATGGATTGGACCCATTCTGGATACAGGAATTAACTCAGCTGCTCAAGGGGATCAAACAGGAAGGCCACATGGTCGTGTTCTCGACCCATCAGCTGGAGATTGCAGACGACATTGCGGATCAGGTAATATTCATGAACCATGGTCGGAATGTGGGAGAGGGTTCCACCCATGACTTTCGTGATCAATTCGGTTCGCTCCATGCAGCATTTCATCAAAGTCTTGGCTTAAAGTGAAGGTGAGTTTATTGCAGAAGAAGATGAAGAGGTTTAATAACAGACATATACTTACAATACTGATTGGCTTGGTTGCGTTGTTCACAGGTGTATGGGCCGTTTTTGAAAATATGTCGACACCCGAGTCTCAGCGAGGCAACGCTATTCAAGCAGGTGCAAAAGCCCCTCAGTTCACAGCGGTTAATTCAGCAGGCGAACAAGTCAGCCTGTCCGATTATCGGGGGAAAGCCGTCATGATTAACTTTTGGGCTTCATGGTGCACACCCTGTGTAAGGGAGATGCCGCTCGTTCATCAGATCGCTCAGGACTATCAGAACGATGTGGAAACCCTTTTTGTTAACGTGGGGGAATCGAAGGGAACGATTCGTGAGTTTATGGATAAGCAGGCGTTTGATTTTCCGGTGATCATTGACGTGACAGGCAATATATCAGGCATGTATCGGATTACAGGTTTACCGGCAACGATGGTTATTGATAAGGACGGGGAGTTCCGTCATATATTGCTCGGTGAACTGACCGAAGATACACCGTTGCAGCAATGGCTGGAAGAGAGTATCTAGTCGTAAGCGTTGGATGGTGAGAAAAGAGGTAGGAACGCCCGAGATCGCCCATGTTACAAGTGAAATGAATGTACGTTAAAAGTAACTACAAAAAGTAACCAGATAAAAAGCCGGACACCCATTTAACGAAGGGGTGTCCGGCTTTGCTTTTTGAAGTTATGCTGCTTCGCAGCCGATTACAATACAGCAGCTGAAGCGTGATTGGTACGAGCGATTCTAGTTGCGTCAACCATGTTACGCAGGGAAGCAACCGTTTCTTCCTGTCCACGGGTTTTCAATCCGCAGTCCGGGTTAATCCAGAACAGCTTCGGATCAAGAACACGCAGGGCACGTTCAATCATGCTGCTCATTTCATCCACACTCGGAACTCGTGGGCTATGGATGTCATATACGCCAAGACCGATACCGAGCTCATACGTATTTTCTTCAAAGCTGTGAATCAGTTCACCGTGACTACGGGATGTCTCAATGGAGATAACATCTGCATCCATAGCTTCGATGGAATCAATCATGTCATGGAATTCGCAATAACACATATGTGTATGAATTTGAGTCGTTTCATGCACCGTGCACGTGGAGATGCGGAACGCTTTGACTGCCCAAGCCAGGTAATCGGCTTGTTCATTTTCTTTCAGCGGAAGCCCTTCGCGAACAGCCGGCTCGTCAACCTGGATCATGCCAATGCCTGCCTGTTCAAGTGCCTCGACTTCCTGTCTCAACGCATACGCCAATTGATAGGCAATCTGCTCACGAGCAATGTCTTCGCGTACGAATGACCAGTTCATGATGGTAATTGGGCCAGTCAGCATGCCTTTGACAGGACGCTCAGTCTGCGATTGGGCATA belongs to Paenibacillus sp. FSL H8-0079 and includes:
- a CDS encoding glycoside hydrolase family 88 protein translates to MVGTSTRSVTQERRMSVKIADTLLSECQNGNHPKIANKWGYVGGMTLMALERAAEWNQESRHAELVQRHMDDLIENDGTIRTYQLNDYNLDMINEGKNLFSQWKNSGNEKYVKAILHLVDQLKGQPRTSEGGFWHKKIYPFQMWLDGIYMSSPFLAEYASVFDHPESFDEVARQILLIERKTRNPRTGLLHHAWDESKEQRWCDQNTGRSFHVWGRAMGWYAMAVVDALEHFPVDHPQRGQIMGIFERMAYAIAHAQDQDSGLWYQVMDQNGRTGNYLEASASCMLTYALAKGLRLHYLAELNREVVDHAYAGILKRLVTEDENGVHLHHICHGAGLGGKKYRDGSYEYYISEQVVSDVQMGVAPFLLASIEIERLGAKEG
- a CDS encoding glycoside hydrolase N-terminal domain-containing protein, which translates into the protein MKHHIDHPDTSGTRPDKNKLLLKYPSSWWQGMWREALPSGNGKLGASVQGGIQAETVLLQHSELWHWGHKDELPDVSYTLSETRKLMDEERYLEASWHLTRKLQEEGYASRLSSRYPLATMTVGMPCNNAFRKYRRELDMDTGEVQVRWLEGSQGYARSLFVSRADDCVVYEIQTHRVKDGVSAQGTGSAGNSLLSGTIGLQFPEGDRVREDDEFNVLKSSITMRIDRDDRGDYLCYGGKNDDGQDYGAVLRLIQLNEIPDAIHDKQKESEPNEDTHSRQLHFHTSGKVLVLVLVKMFATGRRVEEWTRLKQELALLESDYNTLLDRHISLHQPLFRSAELDLDDENDDGRCNEELLLEAYEGEAPTGLMRKMWAYGRYLFISGTSERSGLPFGLYGLWGGDYRLIWGHNMANENVQMMYWHTAVGGLSNLNRSLFRYYNGLMDDFRNNARKLYGCRGIYIPAGTTPGIGVPNQIVPVIMNWTGVAGWIARHYYAHYQFTGDKQFLLEEALPFMKEALQFYEDFLVLGEDGKYKIYPSVSPENTPENFMPKHGQPLAHPMPTAINATMDIAIMKELLQHVIAASRRTGVHTSKIPCWEAMLEHMPDYLLEPEGAVKEWLHPAFEDRRDHRHLSHLYPVFPGQELTREEQPELFQAFETAVDQRRLGAQSGWSLAHMSSIYARLGNGERALESLDILARSCVLSNGYTLHNDWRNMGVCMSMPAAPIQLDANMGWVNAVQEMLLYVSEQWIKLLPALPERWVRGSIHDWRIPGGSLSCTWDQSSGLFRAEISACRRIMMKLHIPEWVKACEMLSRSACLCELDENGIYELEIEAGGELILEQTRFGKNDE
- a CDS encoding DUF817 domain-containing protein — protein: MKPLIQLLHFGYHQAMSCIFPVAIFGTLALSSVIPIPFLHRYDAILLVLLSVQYLMYRSGLETRDEIKVICVFHIIGLVLEIYKVWMGSWSYPEQAYTKILGVPLYSGFMYASVASFMCQVWRRLRMDMTGWPGLLPSVLLGAAIYINFFTHHFIPDFRWWLTALVFIVFWKTWIIYRVRTTTYRMPLSLAFIIVGFFIWTAENIATFFNAWKYPDQHDTWQLVSFSKISSWFLLVIISVIIVAQLKYVKANRTPDDPKLI
- a CDS encoding antibiotic biosynthesis monooxygenase — encoded protein: MLIQTRSIIVQKGYSDKIVERFSGPTPVVDMPGLIDFSVMVNKKSTENEEVMVIIRWESEEAWKNWEKSDVHIKGHREKRTQEKPDYLISTTVNMYQVQTVKTGNGSEQGS
- a CDS encoding YojF family protein, with the translated sequence MQPIKPQDIQLRINQLADQDLYVHLELTSGAYAHHMDSTRHPASAFITNAAIRYTQGSISGTGPYRVGLKTTQGWLYAEGLTHIDEQEEERLILAGHDSQGKLVVALQLSREMF
- the bshB2 gene encoding bacillithiol biosynthesis deacetylase BshB2 gives rise to the protein MNTTHNEHERILVVYPHPDDEAFSVSGTLAKYIDGGAHVTYACLTLGEMGRNMGIPPFANRVTLPAIRKQELIEASEAIGIQDLRMLGFHDKMLEFEDPQLLEDTIMALLKELNPSLVITFYPGYSVHPDHDATGAAVIRTIAKLPVDERPIVHCVAFANNQEQYIGKPDVFVDVTEFLDRKMASIRAHRSQFQAAELVGNSELNDEEIKKRFGKETFWTYPFE
- a CDS encoding NosD domain-containing protein, whose protein sequence is MRNPWVKLGTFESRRKSRVRGLVFLIGMMIVLLSFPYGTATAVSGERDLIPLQPMIDRSAPGEVIVLASGRYSGPVTIDKNITIQGDPTVIVVNEETTSTITIQSDGVKLSGFTIEHNANEQTAAIQVEGKNSEITDLHIQTQGYGMIIRNSSHATIQRNNVTWVGSDSATSSQKGNGIDLYNSHDSYIEANEITGMRDGIYLENSRKSIVQNNRLLHTRYGIHCMYIDGSSVMDNTGEENMTGAMIMGVKNTVISGNSFRKQSTNVHSQGILLYDVHQSSVHNNVVEGNRVGMNIAESSGNEIRGNAVLRNFVGIQLVLAEANEFTRNRMVSNVIEASALDSPNNVLMENYWDSFQGLDLNGDGISEVSYAINPFYEQLVSRNSAYQLFFQSPGMVFLSELFTEGREQWTTDKSPRMSMDTESDLNMSVESAAGSNVVWILGLVLLGMATFIIIYMGVLRK
- a CDS encoding nitrous oxide reductase accessory protein NosL, which produces MNKSLNRRWTLVMVLMFGMVLLTACGTKYAALPINEDVDICAICKMQVKDDAYATQLTTKDGQNYKFDDIGCMNQWKTENGTDNIGMDYVRDYNDKEWIEYSKATYVYDASLRTPMAYGILNFKDKPSAEAFIAEQGVGTLMTAEDLASHDWKQNTENMDMMGEHGHDEHGHSEEGDGNEMHQEGEMKEESGH
- a CDS encoding ABC transporter permease, with the translated sequence MSDMIQIARREVKMGFRNPWAYSFLILFCTFSLSLLLLNSQNLVEGYSGTTGSMLNLILYLLPLMTLFLGSFSLTSEKEDGSWQLLSTYPIGTMSFIVGKYLGLSIVLITIVAFGYGLMGLISGLIGNPLDVMTYLLFLAFSCGLVLLFLTLALFIGSLSRNRWQALTISVTVWFFAVIGWPTLLLSVLGLMPYLWVKPLLIVLTLINPAELVRLFVVIKLGGGSILGPEYYRWVEWVQQPSGSWIFIGICLFWIAFSVLAVYAIWERGRSHG
- a CDS encoding ABC transporter ATP-binding protein codes for the protein MDKVGLEVIGLCKSIKKQPIVEDISFRITSGQVLALCGGNGAGKSTVLRMIAGILRPTSGEVAVNNVRWLKERKCYSEQIGYMPDDYQFNQGLSAEEMLLFWASLRKVPKERVQEVLTMVGLEDQKKNRVTTFSKGMRQRVLFAQAVLSKPPLLIMDEPTNGLDPFWIQELTQLLKGIKQEGHMVVFSTHQLEIADDIADQVIFMNHGRNVGEGSTHDFRDQFGSLHAAFHQSLGLK
- a CDS encoding redoxin domain-containing protein, with translation MSLLQKKMKRFNNRHILTILIGLVALFTGVWAVFENMSTPESQRGNAIQAGAKAPQFTAVNSAGEQVSLSDYRGKAVMINFWASWCTPCVREMPLVHQIAQDYQNDVETLFVNVGESKGTIREFMDKQAFDFPVIIDVTGNISGMYRITGLPATMVIDKDGEFRHILLGELTEDTPLQQWLEESI